A genome region from Deinococcus sp. HSC-46F16 includes the following:
- the rnr gene encoding ribonuclease R, which produces MPRAKKERVATDELRRTASEEQTTPAAETQAPETQPSEAQTPAPQRRGRPAKAAATASPEQATPQDTPPAAEAPRPRRGRSARAATASAAPTPEQPEPAEQAATEPMPTPKPRRGRKAVAAAPESIPDVTAEIPVAAPEPSEPEAPAPVKPARRGRQPKAALAAPAEPTPDSAPPVAESEAAEVAPPEAPAGPRRGRKAKTAPVAEAAAPQPDVLPPVASQPTDPVLLEVPKPRRGRKAKATPTPEPAEAPLDEVLGGVESVEVEEVAAPATPEPAPILALTGDGQSDTPEPLIDLPHETEDEDEARAEAERASSDDPGRSLVVAQLRKLGRPIHVRDLERTFTRQMLDRLGDWRDLEALLDDLTRTGEVIRTRKRTYGLPEAMNLVRGRFQASAAGFGFVVPDSGGEDFYVAPEHTMEAWNGDIVLVRMEGRGDGGRDGGSRGPRRGQRGDGSPRASVVRIVQRAYKQLVGTLEFSKGHPILKPDDHRARHRILLLPQGIDELHSGARVVAELFWPEGTGEDEVFGQVTRVLGEQDDPETETEAVIVKYGLRGDFPEEVLEQANAIPTQIPQEALVGRLDLREFNIFTVDGRDAKDFDDAIHIQPTPEGTFVVGVHIADVSHYVTEGSPLDKEAYARATSVYLPGRVLPMLPEHLSNGVCSLVPYEDRLTMTALVELSAEGDILKVQLAPSVINSKARLTYDEVQAYSEATATLPDHARHLEGDLHLLLKITTKLRQKRLREGSLDFKLREVKVDVGPDGRMELIPIREETARGMIEDLMLLANKVVAHELLQREIPALFRIHEEPTLQKFQEATNAIARLGLSFPGGEPTPQAYQAVLKGVRGTPRESVVNTLLLRSMQQAKYAGENLGHFGLAFDEYLHFTSPIRRYPDLLVHRVLKGMLAGELRANSRAVNDLRAKLPGMGDHTSERERAAAEAERDLTKYYQAKWAQEHLGETFPGHVSGVVASGLFVALENGVEGKLHISHLDDDYYIYLEDAQMLRGRSNGRTFRLGDHVTVTISQVNPLARQIDFTQETDMEGNPIRPRARRREDREAEKREKLQTVSTSAPRKFTLDDPQPASPAPRPARGPQQGQGGRDGRDRDRGGRLAGNGQGQPNGSGRGGRRVITLERPRNEHLRPVNITVQRMYFGDWTVENLPPDEGGHGEGGRSGGRRFGQDGRGGDRGSRGPAYSRGANDRGAVRDLNGRSGGGPRGGTPRSGQPQQADAGGDANRRRRRRGRRGGNGPQG; this is translated from the coding sequence ATGCCCAGAGCGAAAAAGGAGCGCGTGGCGACTGACGAGCTGCGCCGCACCGCCTCCGAAGAACAGACCACTCCCGCCGCCGAGACCCAGGCCCCAGAGACCCAGCCCAGTGAGGCTCAGACCCCGGCCCCCCAGCGGCGCGGACGCCCGGCGAAGGCCGCCGCGACTGCGTCCCCGGAACAGGCGACCCCCCAAGACACCCCTCCCGCAGCGGAGGCCCCCAGGCCCCGGCGCGGCCGGTCCGCGCGGGCCGCGACCGCCTCGGCGGCGCCCACTCCCGAACAACCCGAGCCTGCCGAGCAGGCGGCGACCGAACCTATGCCCACCCCCAAGCCCCGCCGTGGGCGCAAGGCGGTGGCGGCGGCCCCCGAATCCATCCCGGACGTGACGGCCGAGATCCCCGTCGCCGCCCCCGAGCCGTCCGAGCCGGAAGCCCCGGCCCCCGTCAAGCCTGCCCGCCGGGGCCGCCAGCCCAAGGCAGCGTTGGCGGCCCCGGCCGAGCCCACCCCCGACTCCGCGCCCCCGGTGGCCGAGTCGGAAGCCGCCGAGGTCGCCCCACCCGAAGCCCCCGCAGGGCCGCGCCGGGGCCGCAAGGCGAAGACTGCCCCCGTGGCCGAAGCCGCCGCGCCGCAACCCGACGTGCTCCCGCCCGTGGCGAGCCAGCCGACCGACCCCGTGCTGCTGGAGGTGCCCAAGCCCCGGCGCGGCCGCAAGGCCAAGGCCACCCCGACTCCCGAGCCCGCCGAGGCCCCATTGGACGAGGTGCTGGGCGGCGTCGAGTCCGTCGAGGTGGAGGAAGTCGCGGCCCCGGCGACCCCCGAACCCGCCCCGATCCTTGCCCTGACGGGCGACGGGCAATCCGACACGCCCGAACCCCTGATCGACCTTCCGCATGAGACGGAGGACGAAGACGAGGCCCGCGCCGAGGCGGAGCGTGCCTCGTCGGACGACCCTGGCCGCAGCCTCGTGGTGGCGCAGCTCCGCAAGCTGGGGCGGCCCATTCACGTGCGCGATCTGGAACGCACCTTCACCCGGCAGATGCTGGACCGGCTGGGCGACTGGCGCGACCTCGAAGCGCTGCTGGACGACCTGACCCGCACGGGCGAGGTGATCCGCACCCGCAAGCGCACCTACGGGCTGCCCGAGGCGATGAACCTCGTGCGGGGACGCTTCCAGGCGTCGGCGGCGGGCTTCGGCTTCGTGGTGCCGGACAGTGGCGGCGAGGACTTCTATGTCGCGCCCGAGCACACGATGGAAGCCTGGAACGGCGACATCGTGCTGGTGCGGATGGAGGGCCGGGGCGACGGCGGACGGGACGGCGGCAGCCGGGGACCCCGCCGGGGCCAGCGCGGCGACGGCAGCCCCCGTGCGTCGGTGGTCCGCATCGTGCAGCGGGCCTACAAGCAGCTCGTGGGCACGCTGGAATTCAGCAAGGGCCACCCCATCCTCAAGCCCGACGACCACCGCGCCCGGCACCGCATTCTGCTGCTGCCGCAGGGCATCGACGAGCTGCACAGCGGCGCGAGGGTCGTGGCCGAGCTGTTCTGGCCCGAGGGGACCGGCGAGGACGAGGTCTTCGGGCAGGTTACCCGCGTGCTGGGCGAGCAGGACGACCCCGAGACCGAGACCGAGGCCGTCATCGTCAAGTACGGGCTGCGCGGCGACTTCCCCGAGGAGGTGCTGGAGCAGGCGAACGCCATCCCCACCCAGATTCCGCAAGAGGCGCTGGTGGGCCGACTCGACCTGCGCGAGTTCAACATCTTCACGGTGGACGGGCGCGACGCGAAGGACTTCGACGACGCCATTCACATCCAGCCCACGCCGGAAGGCACCTTCGTGGTGGGTGTCCACATCGCGGACGTGAGCCACTACGTGACTGAAGGCTCGCCCCTCGACAAGGAAGCCTACGCCCGCGCGACGAGCGTGTACCTGCCCGGCCGCGTGCTGCCCATGCTGCCCGAGCACCTCTCCAACGGAGTGTGCAGCCTGGTGCCCTACGAGGACCGCCTGACGATGACTGCGCTGGTCGAACTTTCGGCGGAGGGCGACATCCTGAAAGTGCAGCTCGCGCCCTCGGTGATCAACTCCAAGGCCCGGCTGACCTACGACGAGGTGCAGGCCTACTCGGAGGCGACCGCCACCCTGCCCGACCACGCCCGGCACCTGGAGGGTGACCTCCACCTGCTGCTGAAGATCACGACCAAACTGCGCCAGAAGCGCCTGCGTGAAGGCTCGCTGGACTTCAAGCTGCGTGAGGTCAAGGTGGACGTGGGGCCGGACGGCCGCATGGAACTGATCCCCATCCGCGAGGAAACCGCGCGGGGAATGATCGAGGACCTGATGCTGCTCGCCAACAAGGTGGTGGCGCACGAGCTGCTGCAGCGCGAGATTCCGGCCCTTTTCCGCATCCACGAGGAACCCACCCTCCAGAAGTTCCAGGAGGCGACAAACGCCATCGCGCGGCTGGGCCTGTCCTTCCCCGGCGGGGAACCCACCCCGCAGGCGTATCAGGCGGTGCTTAAGGGCGTGCGCGGAACCCCGCGCGAGAGCGTGGTGAACACGCTGCTGCTGCGCTCGATGCAGCAGGCCAAGTACGCGGGCGAGAACCTCGGGCACTTCGGCCTCGCCTTTGACGAGTACCTGCACTTCACCTCGCCCATCCGCCGGTATCCCGACCTGCTGGTCCACCGCGTCCTGAAGGGGATGCTGGCGGGTGAGCTGCGGGCCAACAGCCGGGCGGTGAATGACCTGCGGGCCAAGCTGCCCGGCATGGGCGACCACACCTCCGAGCGCGAGCGGGCAGCGGCCGAGGCCGAGCGCGACCTCACGAAGTACTACCAGGCGAAGTGGGCGCAGGAGCACCTTGGCGAGACCTTCCCCGGCCACGTGTCGGGCGTGGTCGCCAGCGGCCTCTTCGTCGCACTGGAAAACGGCGTGGAGGGCAAGCTGCATATCTCGCACCTCGACGACGACTACTACATCTACCTCGAGGACGCACAGATGCTGCGGGGCCGCTCGAACGGCCGGACGTTCCGCCTCGGGGACCACGTGACCGTAACCATCAGCCAGGTCAACCCCCTGGCCCGGCAAATCGATTTCACCCAGGAGACCGATATGGAAGGCAACCCCATTCGCCCCCGCGCCCGGCGCCGCGAGGACCGCGAGGCCGAGAAGCGCGAGAAGCTGCAAACGGTGAGCACCTCCGCGCCGCGCAAGTTCACCCTGGACGACCCCCAGCCTGCCTCCCCGGCGCCCCGCCCCGCACGGGGACCGCAGCAGGGCCAGGGCGGACGGGACGGCCGCGACCGTGACCGTGGTGGGCGGCTTGCCGGAAACGGCCAGGGCCAACCGAACGGCAGCGGGCGCGGTGGCCGCCGGGTCATCACCCTGGAACGCCCCCGCAACGAGCACCTGCGCCCGGTGAACATCACGGTGCAGCGGATGTACTTCGGGGACTGGACCGTGGAGAACCTCCCCCCCGACGAGGGAGGCCACGGCGAGGGGGGCCGTTCCGGGGGCCGCCGCTTCGGGCAGGACGGGCGCGGCGGGGACCGGGGCAGCCGGGGTCCGGCCTACTCGCGCGGCGCGAACGACCGGGGCGCGGTGCGGGACCTGAACGGCCGCTCGGGCGGCGGCCCGCGTGGTGGGACGCCCCGCTCGGGCCAGCCGCAGCAGGCCGACGCAGGCGGGGACGCCAACCGCCGCCGCCGTCGCCGGGGTCGCCGGGGCGGGAACGGACCGCAGGGCTAA
- a CDS encoding App1 family protein, translating into MISAKTAFKAIQPTLERGLLALDHAVSGYVQPRRARGKLILQPYVGWGTPQSVEVHGRVLLPRTLAPARKGDPRWRNFRNVLRRLLSREVGGVRVTGTLGGVTASDVSTSDGYFTLVFAPAPGSEPFASGWHEAQLQIEGREGTTRARVQVIAQARFGIISDLDDTVIQSDVTSLPRMLMTSLTGNARTRLPFPGVGALYRALTREGEARNPIFYVSSSPWNFFDLLWQFLDYRRIPLGPMFLRNWGFDLLGGHGGYKHGVIERIFERYPDLKFVLIGDSGEKDPEIYAEVVRRHPDRVLAVYIRDVTEASRDEGVLKLRGEVRKAGVDLVLAADSLNAASHAMSMGLITPGEFRSVLTSVARTYET; encoded by the coding sequence ATGATCTCCGCCAAGACGGCCTTCAAGGCGATTCAACCCACGCTGGAGCGGGGACTGCTGGCGCTCGACCACGCGGTGAGCGGCTACGTGCAGCCCCGGCGGGCACGCGGCAAGCTGATCTTGCAGCCCTATGTGGGGTGGGGCACCCCGCAGTCGGTCGAGGTGCACGGCCGCGTGCTGCTGCCCCGCACCCTGGCCCCGGCCCGCAAGGGTGACCCCCGCTGGCGTAACTTCCGCAACGTGCTGCGGCGCCTGCTCTCGCGCGAGGTCGGCGGGGTGCGCGTGACCGGGACCCTGGGGGGCGTCACCGCCAGCGACGTGAGCACCAGCGATGGCTATTTCACCCTGGTCTTTGCCCCAGCGCCGGGCAGCGAGCCCTTCGCCTCCGGCTGGCACGAGGCGCAACTCCAGATCGAGGGCCGCGAAGGCACCACCCGCGCCCGCGTGCAGGTCATCGCGCAGGCCCGCTTCGGCATCATCAGCGACCTCGACGACACCGTGATTCAGTCGGACGTGACCAGCCTGCCGCGCATGCTGATGACCAGCCTGACCGGCAACGCCCGCACCCGCCTGCCCTTCCCCGGCGTGGGGGCGCTTTACCGGGCGCTGACCCGCGAGGGCGAGGCCCGCAACCCGATCTTCTATGTCTCCAGCAGCCCCTGGAACTTCTTCGACCTGCTGTGGCAGTTCCTCGACTACCGCCGCATTCCGCTGGGGCCGATGTTCCTGCGCAACTGGGGCTTCGACCTGCTGGGCGGGCACGGCGGCTACAAGCACGGGGTCATCGAGCGCATCTTCGAGCGGTACCCCGACCTGAAGTTCGTGCTGATCGGGGACAGCGGCGAGAAGGACCCTGAAATCTACGCCGAGGTCGTGCGCCGTCACCCCGACCGGGTGCTCGCGGTGTACATCCGCGACGTGACCGAGGCCAGCCGCGACGAGGGCGTCCTGAAGCTGCGAGGGGAGGTTCGCAAGGCGGGGGTGGATCTCGTGCTCGCCGCCGACAGCCTCAACGCCGCCAGCCACGCGATGAGCATGGGACTGATCACGCCGGGCGAGTTCCGCAGCGTGCTGACGAGCGTGGCGCGGACGTACGAGACGTAG
- a CDS encoding SDR family oxidoreductase: MTPQTVLLTGASSGIGLATAEVLAARGHRLVLAARRADTLAALARRLDPSGSRMLAVPTDVSVDADRRALLAAAEAQFGPVDVLVNNAGVTVERGWWWDDPDPLRVVRVNLEAPIELTRLVLPSMRARGRGHIVNIGSVAGRAATNGMYSASKFGLRGFSLGLRRELQGTGVTVSLIAPGFVRSEMTASARLPMPGPEVVAGAVADVLERPRREVIVPRGYAVLAALDHFFPALGDRVSARLIRRRYDHRDEQR, from the coding sequence ATGACCCCCCAGACCGTCCTCCTGACCGGGGCCTCCAGCGGCATCGGCCTCGCCACCGCCGAGGTCCTCGCCGCGCGGGGCCACCGCCTGGTGCTCGCCGCCCGCCGCGCCGACACCCTCGCGGCCCTGGCCCGCCGCCTCGACCCCTCCGGCTCGCGGATGCTCGCCGTGCCCACCGACGTGAGCGTGGACGCGGACCGCCGGGCGCTGCTGGCGGCGGCCGAAGCGCAGTTCGGCCCGGTTGACGTGCTCGTCAACAATGCGGGCGTGACCGTCGAACGCGGCTGGTGGTGGGACGATCCCGATCCGCTGCGCGTCGTGCGGGTCAATCTGGAAGCCCCCATCGAACTCACCCGGCTGGTGCTGCCCTCCATGCGGGCGCGGGGCCGGGGCCACATCGTCAATATCGGCTCGGTGGCGGGGCGGGCGGCCACCAACGGCATGTATTCGGCGAGCAAGTTCGGCCTGCGTGGGTTTTCCCTGGGCCTGCGGCGCGAGCTTCAGGGCACCGGGGTCACGGTCAGCCTGATCGCCCCCGGCTTTGTCAGGAGCGAGATGACCGCCTCCGCCCGCCTCCCCATGCCCGGCCCGGAGGTCGTGGCGGGGGCCGTGGCAGACGTGCTGGAGCGCCCCCGCCGCGAGGTGATCGTGCCGCGTGGGTACGCGGTGCTCGCTGCCCTCGACCACTTCTTCCCCGCGCTGGGGGACCGGGTGTCGGCGCGACTGATCCGGCGGCGGTACGATCACCGGGACGAGCAGCGGTAA
- a CDS encoding S8 family serine peptidase, translating to MKRARVLLLSLGLLGVSALAAPRLVPLPTPPVTDLPELQPEPPRPQPLAPLLPLDVAPAPTPRPSPTPAATYRPSDPLWPRQWNLAAIRMPGAWGQLAGTGRGAPVTVAVLDTGYVSTPELAGRLVNGYDFVSDAARAGDGDGRDRDASGVGEAAYHAEVIGNLIGAAHDGRGMAGINPRARMVQVRVAGQDGLVDPQDLADGIRWAAGLPVAGAPVNPYPARVLNLSLYADFIPLTGCDARIQAAVDAVTARGVLVVAGAANDGADAAGYSPAGCQNVLTVTSVSEGGQRPGYANWGRTVALAAPGGERGRGILASSVTGPGGERSPDGTSLAAPHVSGVASLLFGLKPTLTPAQVSGLLTRTATPFPGGRCDSDARKTCGAGTLNAEAAVRAVLAPSPTGTLRPAGLR from the coding sequence ATGAAGCGTGCCCGTGTCCTCCTGCTCTCCCTTGGCCTGCTGGGAGTCTCGGCCCTCGCCGCGCCGCGTCTCGTCCCGCTTCCCACTCCACCCGTGACTGACCTCCCCGAACTCCAGCCCGAGCCGCCACGCCCGCAGCCCCTCGCGCCGCTCCTCCCGCTGGACGTGGCGCCCGCGCCGACTCCCCGGCCCTCCCCCACCCCGGCGGCCACCTACCGCCCGAGTGACCCCCTCTGGCCGCGGCAGTGGAACCTGGCCGCGATCCGGATGCCGGGGGCGTGGGGGCAGCTCGCGGGTACGGGGCGGGGCGCTCCGGTAACCGTGGCGGTGCTGGACACCGGGTACGTCAGCACGCCGGAACTCGCCGGACGGCTGGTGAACGGCTACGACTTCGTGTCGGACGCGGCGCGGGCCGGGGACGGCGACGGGCGCGACCGGGACGCGAGCGGCGTGGGCGAGGCCGCCTACCACGCCGAGGTGATCGGGAACCTGATCGGCGCGGCGCACGACGGGCGCGGCATGGCGGGCATCAACCCCCGTGCCCGCATGGTGCAGGTGCGGGTGGCGGGGCAGGACGGGCTGGTGGACCCGCAGGACCTCGCGGACGGGATTCGGTGGGCGGCGGGCCTGCCGGTGGCGGGGGCGCCCGTGAATCCATACCCGGCACGGGTGCTCAACCTCAGCCTGTATGCCGACTTCATCCCGCTGACCGGGTGTGACGCCCGCATTCAGGCCGCCGTGGACGCGGTGACGGCGCGGGGGGTGCTGGTCGTCGCCGGGGCCGCCAACGACGGGGCCGACGCCGCCGGGTACTCGCCCGCCGGGTGCCAGAACGTCCTGACCGTAACCAGCGTGTCGGAGGGGGGGCAGCGGCCCGGCTACGCCAACTGGGGCCGCACGGTGGCCCTGGCCGCACCCGGCGGCGAGCGGGGGCGAGGCATTCTGGCGAGCAGCGTGACCGGGCCGGGCGGCGAGCGCAGTCCCGACGGCACCAGCCTCGCCGCGCCGCACGTGTCGGGGGTTGCCAGCCTGCTGTTCGGGCTGAAGCCCACGCTGACCCCCGCGCAGGTCTCGGGGCTGCTGACCCGCACGGCCACGCCCTTTCCGGGCGGGCGCTGCGACTCCGACGCCCGCAAGACGTGTGGGGCGGGGACCCTAAATGCGGAGGCGGCGGTGCGGGCTGTGCTGGCCCCCTCCCCCACCGGGACGCTCCGCCCCGCAGGGCTGCGTTAG
- a CDS encoding non-heme iron oxygenase ferredoxin subunit, with protein MSETHGRVRVGLEAELPEGSQTEVMVDGLSVVVVRYEGGFYALRNNCTHKDYPLLGGEVSAGRITCAKHGGKFELATGKAKALPAVKPVKLYRTVLETGEVYVEPL; from the coding sequence ATGAGCGAGACACACGGGCGGGTGCGGGTTGGGCTGGAGGCGGAACTGCCGGAGGGCAGCCAGACCGAGGTCATGGTGGACGGCCTCAGCGTGGTGGTCGTCCGCTACGAGGGCGGGTTCTACGCCCTGCGCAACAACTGCACCCACAAGGATTACCCGCTGCTGGGAGGCGAGGTGAGCGCCGGGCGCATCACCTGCGCCAAGCACGGCGGCAAATTTGAACTTGCCACCGGCAAGGCGAAGGCACTCCCAGCCGTCAAGCCCGTCAAGCTCTACCGCACGGTGCTGGAGACGGGCGAGGTCTACGTCGAGCCGCTGTGA
- a CDS encoding ribose-phosphate pyrophosphokinase, giving the protein MTERLTQSRRHPLLVFAGQSNRPLAQAICDNLGVPLGHSKTEKFTNDNLIVHYEQSLREGDIFIVQSFSTPVSDAIMELMLMIDAAKSASAGRVTAVIPYYSYSRSDKKDSPRISIAGRLVADLLEAAGADRVLTMTLHAPQVHGFFKVPVDHLSADVVLSQHFKSCVPDAHNGVVLAPDAGSIKRASQIARRLDSGLAMIDKERLSDTEVRPRALIGDVDGKTVFIVDDEISTAGSLVETVNLARSMGAKDVYVAVTHGVYTGPAIERIAALDVTQVASTNTVLVPEEKVRASNGKLAVLDVAPLFANAIANIHTGESVSTLFQ; this is encoded by the coding sequence ATGACCGAGCGCCTGACCCAGAGCCGCCGCCACCCGCTGCTGGTGTTCGCCGGTCAGAGCAACCGCCCGCTCGCGCAGGCGATCTGCGACAACCTCGGTGTGCCCCTCGGGCACAGCAAGACCGAGAAGTTCACCAACGACAACCTGATCGTCCATTACGAGCAGTCCCTGCGTGAAGGCGACATCTTCATCGTCCAGTCGTTCAGCACGCCCGTCAGCGACGCGATCATGGAGCTGATGCTGATGATCGACGCCGCCAAGAGCGCCTCGGCGGGCCGGGTCACGGCCGTCATTCCGTACTACTCCTACTCGCGCAGCGACAAAAAGGACAGCCCGCGCATCTCCATCGCCGGGCGGCTGGTCGCCGATCTGCTGGAGGCGGCGGGCGCCGACCGGGTGCTCACCATGACCCTGCACGCGCCGCAGGTCCACGGCTTTTTCAAGGTGCCGGTCGATCACCTCTCGGCCGACGTGGTCCTCAGCCAGCATTTCAAGAGTTGCGTGCCGGACGCCCACAACGGCGTGGTGCTGGCCCCCGACGCGGGCAGCATCAAGCGGGCCTCGCAGATCGCCCGCCGCCTCGACTCCGGCCTCGCCATGATCGACAAAGAGCGGCTCTCGGACACCGAGGTCCGGCCCCGCGCCCTGATCGGGGACGTGGACGGCAAGACCGTCTTTATCGTGGACGACGAGATCAGCACTGCCGGGAGCCTGGTGGAGACGGTGAATCTGGCCCGCAGCATGGGCGCCAAGGACGTGTACGTGGCCGTCACCCACGGCGTGTACACGGGTCCGGCCATCGAACGCATCGCGGCGCTGGACGTGACCCAGGTCGCCAGCACGAACACGGTGCTCGTGCCCGAGGAGAAGGTCCGCGCGTCGAACGGCAAGCTCGCGGTGCTGGACGTGGCGCCCCTCTTCGCCAACGCCATCGCCAACATCCACACGGGCGAGAGCGTCAGCACGCTGTTCCAGTAA
- the dnaJ gene encoding molecular chaperone DnaJ produces the protein MDYYELLGVSRGASADEIKSSYRKLALKFHPDRNKEPGAAEQFAKINEAYAVLSDTEKRAHYDRFGSAPGAGMPGGDPFGGMGGAGFDPMDIFEQLFGGMAGRGGRRGPARGDDIEVEARITLEQARAGEEIEVEVDRLTVCDHCQGSRTEPGGQPPKNCPTCGGAGAVRAQARTIFGVVETQQPCPTCRGEGQTVVDPCTVCKGRGHTLKTERVPVKLPRGIDEGYRIRVAGRGNHGPGGNGDLYVHIEMQPHPELRREQEHLIYTAPIGFAKAALGGEITVPTLDGPQTVEVKAGTQHGELHRLRGQGMPRLQGSGMGDLIVEYQLTVPKPSSLNPEAREALYAYARAVGDEANEHREGLLGKVGKLFGRGD, from the coding sequence ATGGACTATTACGAGTTGCTGGGCGTGTCGCGCGGCGCGAGCGCCGACGAAATCAAGAGCAGTTACCGCAAGCTGGCCCTGAAGTTCCACCCCGACCGCAACAAGGAGCCGGGGGCCGCCGAGCAGTTCGCCAAGATCAATGAGGCCTACGCGGTCCTCTCCGACACCGAGAAGCGGGCGCACTACGACCGCTTTGGCTCGGCGCCGGGGGCGGGGATGCCGGGCGGCGACCCCTTCGGCGGCATGGGCGGCGCGGGCTTCGACCCGATGGACATCTTCGAGCAACTGTTCGGGGGCATGGCCGGGCGAGGCGGTCGCCGGGGTCCCGCCCGTGGCGACGACATCGAGGTCGAGGCGCGGATCACGCTGGAGCAGGCCCGCGCGGGCGAAGAGATCGAGGTCGAGGTCGACCGCCTGACCGTCTGCGACCACTGCCAGGGCAGCCGCACCGAACCCGGCGGGCAGCCGCCCAAGAACTGTCCCACCTGCGGCGGCGCAGGCGCGGTGCGGGCGCAGGCGCGGACCATCTTCGGGGTGGTGGAAACCCAGCAGCCCTGCCCCACCTGCCGGGGCGAGGGCCAGACGGTCGTGGACCCCTGCACCGTGTGCAAGGGGCGCGGCCACACCCTGAAGACCGAGCGGGTACCCGTCAAGCTGCCGCGCGGCATCGACGAGGGCTACCGCATCCGGGTCGCCGGGCGCGGCAACCACGGGCCGGGCGGCAACGGCGACCTGTACGTACACATCGAGATGCAGCCCCACCCCGAGCTGCGCCGCGAGCAGGAACACCTGATCTATACGGCCCCCATCGGCTTTGCCAAGGCCGCCCTGGGGGGCGAGATCACCGTGCCCACCCTCGACGGCCCGCAGACGGTCGAGGTCAAGGCGGGCACCCAGCACGGCGAACTGCACCGCCTGCGCGGGCAGGGCATGCCCCGGCTGCAGGGGTCGGGCATGGGCGACCTGATCGTGGAGTACCAGCTCACGGTGCCCAAGCCGTCTTCCCTCAACCCCGAGGCGAGGGAGGCCCTGTACGCCTACGCCCGCGCGGTGGGGGACGAGGCCAACGAGCACCGCGAGGGACTGCTCGGCAAGGTGGGCAAGCTGTTCGGCCGCGGGGACTGA
- the tdh gene encoding L-threonine 3-dehydrogenase has translation MKALSKREAREGLWMVEAPVPTPGPGDLLIRIRNSSICGTDVHIYKWDEWAQKTIPVPMVVGHEYVGVVAGMGSEVRGFAIGDRVSGEGHVTCGHCRNCRAGRRHLCRNTLGVGVNRPGSFAEYLVLPAFNAFKLPDDIPDEVAAIFDPFGNAVHTALSFDLVGEDMLITGAGPIGVMAAAVARHVGARNVVVTDVNEYRLDLARRMGATRAVNVAKEDLWSVAQSELGMTEGFDVGLEMSGSGAAFAQMVKVMNHGGKVAILGIPSGRVDIDWNDVIFKMLTLKGIYGREMFETWYKMTALIQSGLDLTPVLTHRFPIDEFQQGFDAMLSGQSGKVILDWEAGR, from the coding sequence ATGAAGGCCCTCAGCAAGCGGGAAGCCCGCGAAGGGCTGTGGATGGTGGAAGCCCCGGTGCCCACCCCCGGCCCGGGTGACCTGCTTATCCGCATCCGGAACAGCTCCATCTGCGGCACCGATGTCCACATCTACAAGTGGGACGAGTGGGCACAGAAGACGATTCCCGTGCCCATGGTCGTGGGGCACGAATACGTCGGGGTGGTGGCCGGGATGGGGTCCGAGGTGCGCGGCTTCGCCATTGGCGACCGGGTCAGCGGTGAGGGGCACGTCACCTGCGGGCACTGCCGCAACTGCCGCGCCGGGCGGCGGCACCTCTGCCGCAACACGCTGGGGGTGGGGGTCAACCGCCCAGGCTCCTTTGCCGAGTACCTCGTGCTGCCCGCCTTCAACGCCTTCAAGCTGCCGGATGACATCCCCGACGAGGTCGCGGCGATCTTCGACCCCTTCGGCAACGCGGTGCACACGGCGCTCTCCTTCGACCTCGTCGGGGAGGACATGCTGATCACGGGCGCGGGTCCCATCGGCGTGATGGCCGCCGCCGTCGCCCGGCACGTGGGGGCGCGGAACGTGGTCGTGACGGACGTGAACGAGTACCGGCTGGACCTCGCCCGCCGGATGGGGGCCACCCGTGCAGTGAACGTGGCGAAAGAGGACCTGTGGTCGGTCGCGCAATCGGAACTCGGCATGACCGAGGGGTTCGACGTGGGCCTGGAGATGAGCGGGTCGGGCGCCGCCTTCGCGCAGATGGTGAAGGTGATGAACCACGGGGGCAAGGTCGCCATCCTGGGGATTCCCTCGGGGCGGGTGGACATCGACTGGAACGACGTGATTTTCAAGATGCTGACCCTGAAGGGCATCTACGGCCGCGAGATGTTCGAGACGTGGTACAAGATGACCGCCCTCATCCAGTCGGGCCTCGACCTCACCCCGGTCCTGACCCACCGCTTTCCCATCGACGAGTTCCAGCAGGGCTTCGACGCGATGCTCAGCGGGCAAAGTGGCAAGGTGATTCTGGACTGGGAAGCGGGGCGGTAG
- a CDS encoding uracil-DNA glycosylase, with amino-acid sequence MSQPMNPQQQFRSTQSGRNVVPGWMNLVPGQPDTVEIQLDLDPADHRRDHALLLVEYWATPEDVTLQSILPVRAFREAADGWCVFVPSGGRVLIRAIDPQPAPPVLASHWLNIEPQTPAGTEVSVAVKFPGSAEGAAPLSS; translated from the coding sequence ATGAGCCAGCCCATGAACCCCCAGCAGCAGTTTCGCAGCACCCAGAGCGGGCGCAATGTCGTGCCCGGTTGGATGAACCTTGTGCCGGGGCAGCCCGACACGGTGGAGATTCAGCTCGACCTCGACCCCGCAGACCACCGCCGCGACCACGCCCTGCTGCTCGTCGAATACTGGGCGACGCCGGAGGACGTGACCCTGCAGAGCATTCTGCCGGTGCGGGCCTTCCGGGAGGCGGCGGACGGCTGGTGCGTGTTCGTGCCGTCGGGGGGGCGGGTGCTGATCCGGGCCATCGACCCGCAGCCCGCGCCCCCGGTGCTGGCGAGCCACTGGCTGAACATCGAGCCGCAGACCCCGGCGGGCACAGAGGTCAGTGTGGCCGTGAAGTTTCCCGGCAGCGCGGAGGGTGCGGCCCCGCTGAGTAGCTGA